The DNA sequence AGCCGTGCTCGGCGAACAGCCACCACGCCCGCTCGACGAGCGTGCGTCTGCGCAGCGCCTGCTCCTCGCTCTCCGGGTGACGGGAGGGGAGGGTCTCGGGTGGTGGTGTGGCGGACACGGATTCGACGTTCGAACCCGAGTCTTCGCCCCCCGTCAGCAGCCACTGGACGGTGACGCCCGTGACGGTCGCCAACGCCAGCAGCTCGTCCGTGGAGAAGCGGCGCGTGCCGCCCAGCGACTTCGAAAGCTTGGTCTCGTCCAGGCCGATGCGACCCGCGACATCGCGCTGCGCCATCGCGGACCCCCGGATGGCGGTGCGTGCACGGCCGCCGACGGCTTCCGCCATCCCCTCCGACTTGCTCACACCTGAAGCATAGTCAGCAACTTGCTTCCATCGCAAGTATCTGATGATGTGTTAGAAATTGCATCGCGAATCGAAAGTCCTCCGGGGCGCCACGCCCGTGGCGCTCCGGAGGGCGGCTATTGCATGTCCCACTGTCGACTCGAGAACGGATCTGATGCGTAGCGCACGACGGAACCGGACCGGCACGTACCTGAAGGCGACAAAATGAACAGTGAACAACGATCGGCCCCCGCCGGCGGGGCGGCCTTGAGCCGCCGCGGATTCCTCGGTGCGGGCCTCGGAATGGGGACCGCCCTCATCCTCGCCGCATGCGGGAGCTCCGCCACCGCGGGCTCCTTCGATATGAGCGGCACCCCGACGCCCGGCGGCAGGCTCCGCGTGGGACTCACCGGCGGCGGTGCGACGGACACGCTCGACGCGCACTTGTCCGTGAACACCACGGACATCGCACGCGTCGTCAACCTGTACGACACGCTTCTCGAGCTCGACCACGAATACGGCCTGCGGCCCGGACTGGCGACGAAGGCGGAGGTGACGCCCGACGGGCGCGTGTGGACCGTCCACCTGCGCGACGACGTGGTGTTCCACGACGGCAGGCCGATGACGGGCCGCGACGTCAAGGCGACGTTCCTGCGGATCACCGACCCGGACGACCCGAAGAACGGGGCCGTGGACCTGCAGCCTCTGCGGGAGATCGAGGTCGTCGGCGAGCACCTCGTGCGCTTCCACCTCGACACGCCGGTGTCGTACTTCGACCGGCTGCTCGCCGCGTACACCTCCGGGATCGTGCCCGTCGATTACGACCCGCAACGTCCCGTGGGCACCGGGCCGTTCCGGTACAAGTCGTTCACTGCGAGCCAGCAGAGCACGTTCGCGCGCAACGAGCACTACTGGCACGACGACCAGCCCTACCTGGACGAGCTGACGATCCTCAACTTCAACGACGACGACGCCCTGATCAACGCGCTGTTGTCGAACCAGGTGGACGCCATCGGCCAGATCCCGCCGGCGCTCGTCGAGGTGCTCGAATCCGACCCGCGCATCGACATCCTCAACTCGGAGACCGGGTCGTGGACGCCGTTCACCATGCGGGTGGATCAGGCTCCGTTCGACGACAACCGGGTGCGCGAGGCATTCCGGCTGGCCGTCGACAGGGAGCAGATGGTCCGCCAGGTCTACAGCGGGCACGGGCGGGTCGGCAACGACATGTACGCGCCGTTCGACAGCGCGTACTCGAAGAACCTGCCCCAGCGCACCCAGGACCTCGACAAGGCCCGGCGTCTGCTGGCCGAGGCCGGGCACCCCGACGGGATCACCGTCGAACTGGTCACCTCCAACATCCAAGCGGGCGCGGTCGAGGCGGCGCAGGTGTTCGCGCAGCAGGCCAAGGGCGCCGGAATCACCGTCGACATCCGGCGCGTGGAGCCGACGACCTTCTTCGGTGACGATTACCTCAAGTGGACCTTCGCGCAGGACTTCTACTACACGCGCGACTTCCTTCCGCAGGCGATGACCTGCAGCCTGCCGAAGTCGGCCTTCAACGAGACCCACATGGACAACCCCGAGCTGACGCGCCTGGTCAAGCAGGCCACCGCGACGGTCGATGAGGGTCCGCGCACCGAGCTGATCCGGCGGGCCCAGAAGATCCTCTACGACGAGGGCGGGTACATCATCTGGGGCTTCGCCAACCAGATCGACGCCTACCAGCGGTATGTGGGCGGACTGGTGCCCGACCGCACCGGGCTCGCGTTGTCCGGCTTCCGGTTCCGTCAAGTGTGGATGAGGGAGGCGCAGTGATGGCACGTTTCATCGCCAAGCGCCTCGCGATCAGCGTCGTCATCCTGTTCCTGGTCAGCGTGCTCGTGTTCATCGCGACGCTGCTCCTGCCCGGCGACCCGGCGCAGGCGATCCTGGGGCAGCAGGCGACGCCGGAACGGCTGGCGGCGCTGCGCGAACAGCTGAACCTCAACGACCCTGTGGTGCAACGGTATCTGGAGTGGCTCGGCGGCATCTTCACCGGCGACTTCGGCACGTCCACGGCCACGGGCGCGTCGGTCGGCGCCTACCTGGGGCCGAAGATCGTCAACTCGCTGGTGCTCATGCTGATCGCCGCGGTCGTCAGCATCCCCGTCGGCATCCTCATCGGAAGCTACAGCGCGATCCGCCGCGGCAAGGCCGCCGACAACGCCACCACGTACGCGACGCTCGTCGTGGCCGCGCTGCCGGACTTCGTCATCGGCATCGTCCTGATCGCCGTGTTGTCGACCAACGTGTTCGACGTGCTGCCGGCGGTGACGATGAACCCTCCGGGCACCCATGTGTGGGACTTCCCGCCGCAGCTGGTGATGCCGATCCTCACGCTCGTGATCGTGGTGCTGCCGTACATCGTCCGGATGATGCGGGCGACGATGGTCGAAGCCCTCGACGGCGGCTTCGTCGAGATGGCCCGGCTCAAGGGCGTTCCGGAAAGGCAGGTCATCACCCGGCACGCCATGCCGCATGCGCTCGGCCCGGTCGCCCAGGTGATCGCCTTCCAGCTGGCGTGGCTCGCCGGCGGCATCGTGGTCGTCGAGTATCTCTTCCGCTACCCGGGGATCGGCGCCGCGCTGGTGGACGCCGTGCACAACCGCGACATCCAGGTGGTGCAGACCATCGCGCTGCTCATCGCCGCGGTGTACATCGTGGTGAACCTGCTGGCCGACGTCGTCGGCATCGTGACCAACCCGAAACTGCGGACGGAGCCGGCGAAATGAGTGCACAACCGGACGGCGTCATCAGCCAGGAGGCGCAGGCGTCCGCGCCCGCGAGCCTGTGGCGGCGGTTCATCGCGCAGCGGCAGGCGAAGATCGGCGTCGTGATCACCGGCATCGTCGTGGCGGTCGCCGTCTTCGGGCCGCTGCTGCTGCCGTGGGCCACGGGGTACACGAGCACGGAGTTCGCGGCCAAACCGTTCCAGGGCGACGGGGTGTTCGGCACGGACAACCTGGGCCGCGACGTGCTGAGCAGGTTCCTCGACGGCGGACTGCGCCTGCTCGTCTACGCCGCGCTCGCCACCGTCCTGGGCCTGGCGCTCGGCACGGTGCTCGGCATGGTCGCCGCCTACACCCGCGGCTGGGTGGACAGCGTCATCATGCGCGGCAACGACATCCTGCTGGCCCTGCCGCAGCTCGTGTTCGCGTTGCTGGCGATCACCGTGCTGGGGCCCCAGGGGTGGGTCCTCGTCGTCGTCATCGGCATCACCCACGCGCCGAGCGTCGCCCGCGTCGCCCGGTCCGCGACTCTGTCGGTGATCACTGAGGACTACATCACCGCCGCGGAGATGTACAACGTTCCGCGGTGGCGGATCCTCGCGCGCGAGGTGCTGCCGAACATCACCGGCCCGCTCATGGTGGAACTGGGCCTGCGGATGACCTATTCGATCGCCTACATCGCCTCGCTGTCGTTCCTGGGGCTCGGGCTCCAGCCGCCCGCCGCCGGCTGGGGCTTGATGATCAACGAGAACCGCATCGCACTGGCGGTGCAGCCGTGGGGCGTGCTGCTGCCGATCATCGCCATCGCCCTGCTGACCGTCGGCACGAACCTCGTCACGGACGCATTCGCGCGCGCCACGGCGAACCTGCACGTGGAGGACCAACAGTGAACAACCAGACGACCACCGCGGGGCCTGTCGCCCTGCGCGCCCGGGACCTGAGGGTGGCGGCCACCGCCGGCGGCAAGGAAGTGCTGCACGGCGTCTCCTTCGACCTGCACGCCGGCGCGATGCTGGCACTGGTGGGCCAGTCCGGATCCGGCAAGACGACGGCGGGTCTGGCCTGCCTCGGCCACTTCCGGCGCGGCCTGCGGCACACCGGCGGCGGCGTGGACCTGTACCAGGACGGGGAGCCCCTCGACGTGCTGGACCTGCCCGAACCGGAGCGCCGCAAGCTCCGCGGCGGCCGCATCTCCTACGTGCCCCAGGATCCCGCGCTCTCGCTGAACCCGGCCATGCGGGTGGGCGACCAGATCCTCGAGGTGCTGCGGGTCCACGGCTTCGGCGGGTCCGACGCCGAGCGCAAGGCCCGCGTGGCCGAGGTGCTGCCGGAGGTGGGGCTGCCCGGGGACCCCGGGTATCAGCGCCGGTACCCGCACCAACTGTCCGGGGGCCAGCAGCAGCGCATCGGCATCGCCATGGCGTTCGCGTGCAGGCCGTCGGTGATGGTGCTGGACGAGCCGACGACGGGACTCGACGTCACCACCCAGGCGCTCGTGCTCGAGACCATCCACGAGCTGACCCGCCGTCACGACGTGGCGGGCCTGTACATCACCCACGACCTGGCGGTGGTCGCCGAAGTGGCCGACGCGGTGGCCGTCATGCTCACCGGCGACATCGTCGAACGCGGCGGGTGCTCGGAAGTGCTGTACCGCCCCCGGCACGAGTACACGCGGCGGCTGCTGCGGGCGGTGCCGGACCTGGAGGGGGAGCGCCGGATCGGGCACACCGAGGCCATCACCGGGGAACACCTCGCCGCGCCGGCGCCGGTCCGGGGGCGCTCCGCGCGCGTCATGACCGGACCGGATGCGGCGGAGACTCCGGCGGCGTCGGAGGCCCTGCTGCGGACCAGGGATCTGCGGCTCTCCTACGGCAAGGCCCGGATTCTCGACGGCATCGACATCGCGCTGGGCGCCGGCGAATCCATGATGCTGCTGGGCGAATCCGGATCGGGCAAGACGACCCTTTCCCGCTGCATCGCCGGCCTCAACAGCCGGTACCGCGGCGACGTCGTGCTCTCCGGCGGCGCTCTCGCCCGCGGCACCCGGCAGCGCACCGCGGAGGAGCGGCGCAGCATCCAGTACGTGTTCCAGAGCCCGTTCTCGTCGCTGAACCCCCGGCGCACCATCGGCGAGTCCATCGAGGTGCCGTTGCGGATGACGGGCGGCACCACCGGGCGGCAACGCCGGGAGATGGTCCAGGAGGCGCTCGACCAGGTGGAGCTGGGCCGCAGCTTCATCGACCGCCGCCCGGGCGATCTCAGCGGCGGCGAACGCCAGCGGGCCGCCATCGCCCGGGCCCTCGTCAACGCCCCGAGCGTGCTGGTGTGCGACGAGGTGACGTCCGCGCTGGACGTGTCCGTGCAGGCGGCGATCATCGACCTGCTGCGGACGT is a window from the Tomitella gaofuii genome containing:
- a CDS encoding ABC transporter substrate-binding protein, which produces MNSEQRSAPAGGAALSRRGFLGAGLGMGTALILAACGSSATAGSFDMSGTPTPGGRLRVGLTGGGATDTLDAHLSVNTTDIARVVNLYDTLLELDHEYGLRPGLATKAEVTPDGRVWTVHLRDDVVFHDGRPMTGRDVKATFLRITDPDDPKNGAVDLQPLREIEVVGEHLVRFHLDTPVSYFDRLLAAYTSGIVPVDYDPQRPVGTGPFRYKSFTASQQSTFARNEHYWHDDQPYLDELTILNFNDDDALINALLSNQVDAIGQIPPALVEVLESDPRIDILNSETGSWTPFTMRVDQAPFDDNRVREAFRLAVDREQMVRQVYSGHGRVGNDMYAPFDSAYSKNLPQRTQDLDKARRLLAEAGHPDGITVELVTSNIQAGAVEAAQVFAQQAKGAGITVDIRRVEPTTFFGDDYLKWTFAQDFYYTRDFLPQAMTCSLPKSAFNETHMDNPELTRLVKQATATVDEGPRTELIRRAQKILYDEGGYIIWGFANQIDAYQRYVGGLVPDRTGLALSGFRFRQVWMREAQ
- a CDS encoding ABC transporter permease, which produces MARFIAKRLAISVVILFLVSVLVFIATLLLPGDPAQAILGQQATPERLAALREQLNLNDPVVQRYLEWLGGIFTGDFGTSTATGASVGAYLGPKIVNSLVLMLIAAVVSIPVGILIGSYSAIRRGKAADNATTYATLVVAALPDFVIGIVLIAVLSTNVFDVLPAVTMNPPGTHVWDFPPQLVMPILTLVIVVLPYIVRMMRATMVEALDGGFVEMARLKGVPERQVITRHAMPHALGPVAQVIAFQLAWLAGGIVVVEYLFRYPGIGAALVDAVHNRDIQVVQTIALLIAAVYIVVNLLADVVGIVTNPKLRTEPAK
- a CDS encoding ABC transporter ATP-binding protein — its product is MNNQTTTAGPVALRARDLRVAATAGGKEVLHGVSFDLHAGAMLALVGQSGSGKTTAGLACLGHFRRGLRHTGGGVDLYQDGEPLDVLDLPEPERRKLRGGRISYVPQDPALSLNPAMRVGDQILEVLRVHGFGGSDAERKARVAEVLPEVGLPGDPGYQRRYPHQLSGGQQQRIGIAMAFACRPSVMVLDEPTTGLDVTTQALVLETIHELTRRHDVAGLYITHDLAVVAEVADAVAVMLTGDIVERGGCSEVLYRPRHEYTRRLLRAVPDLEGERRIGHTEAITGEHLAAPAPVRGRSARVMTGPDAAETPAASEALLRTRDLRLSYGKARILDGIDIALGAGESMMLLGESGSGKTTLSRCIAGLNSRYRGDVVLSGGALARGTRQRTAEERRSIQYVFQSPFSSLNPRRTIGESIEVPLRMTGGTTGRQRREMVQEALDQVELGRSFIDRRPGDLSGGERQRAAIARALVNAPSVLVCDEVTSALDVSVQAAIIDLLRTLQWETGMAMLFVTHNIALARHIAQRLAVLQSGRIVENGPVDEVLDDPQHHYTRELIAHIPRM
- a CDS encoding ABC transporter permease, which encodes MSAQPDGVISQEAQASAPASLWRRFIAQRQAKIGVVITGIVVAVAVFGPLLLPWATGYTSTEFAAKPFQGDGVFGTDNLGRDVLSRFLDGGLRLLVYAALATVLGLALGTVLGMVAAYTRGWVDSVIMRGNDILLALPQLVFALLAITVLGPQGWVLVVVIGITHAPSVARVARSATLSVITEDYITAAEMYNVPRWRILAREVLPNITGPLMVELGLRMTYSIAYIASLSFLGLGLQPPAAGWGLMINENRIALAVQPWGVLLPIIAIALLTVGTNLVTDAFARATANLHVEDQQ